One segment of Urocitellus parryii isolate mUroPar1 chromosome 5, mUroPar1.hap1, whole genome shotgun sequence DNA contains the following:
- the Syngr1 gene encoding synaptogyrin-1 isoform X3, giving the protein MEGGAYGAGKAGGAFDPHTLVRQPHTILRVVSWVFSIVVFGSIVNEGYLNSPAEGEEFCIYNRNASACSYGVAVGVLAFLTCLLYLALDVYFPQISSVKDRKKAVLSDIGVSAFWAFLWFVGFCYLANQWQVSKPKDNPLNEGTDAARAAIAFSFFSIFTWSLTAALAVRRFKDLTFQEEYSTLFPASAQP; this is encoded by the exons ATGGAAGGGGGTGCGTACGGAGCGGGCAAAGCCGGGGGCGCCTTCGACCCCCACACCCTGGTCCGGCAGCCGCACACCATCCTGCGCGTCGTGTCTTGG GTGTTCTCCATCGTGGTGTTCGGCTCCATCGTGAACGAGGGCTACCTCAACAGCCCCGCGGAGGGCGAGGAGTTCTGCATCTACAACCGCAACGCCAGCGCCTGCAGCTACGGCGTGGCGGTGGGCGTGCTGGCCTTCCTCACCTGCCTGCTCTACCTGGCCCTGGACGTCTACTTCCCTCAGATCAGCAGCGTCAAGGACCGCAAGAAGGCTGTCCTGTCCGACATCGGCGTCTCGG CCTTCTGGGCCTTCCTCTGGTTTGTGGGCTTCTGCTACCTGGCCAACCAGTGGCAGGTCTCCAAGCCCAAGGACAACCCACTGAACGAGGGTACGGACGCCGCCAGGGCCGCCATcgccttctccttcttctccatcTTCACCTGG AGCCTGACCGCAGCCCTGGCCGTGCGCAGATTCAAGGACCTTACCTTCCAGGAGGAATACAGCACACTGTTCCCTGCCTCGGCACAGCCGTAG
- the Syngr1 gene encoding synaptogyrin-1 isoform X2, which yields MEGGAYGAGKAGGAFDPHTLVRQPHTILRVVSWVFSIVVFGSIVNEGYLNSPAEGEEFCIYNRNASACSYGVAVGVLAFLTCLLYLALDVYFPQISSVKDRKKAVLSDIGVSAFWAFLWFVGFCYLANQWQVSKPKDNPLNEGTDAARAAIAFSFFSIFTWGSPEVTVRGGGCRLWGHLNPPQWRSRLLGGLE from the exons ATGGAAGGGGGTGCGTACGGAGCGGGCAAAGCCGGGGGCGCCTTCGACCCCCACACCCTGGTCCGGCAGCCGCACACCATCCTGCGCGTCGTGTCTTGG GTGTTCTCCATCGTGGTGTTCGGCTCCATCGTGAACGAGGGCTACCTCAACAGCCCCGCGGAGGGCGAGGAGTTCTGCATCTACAACCGCAACGCCAGCGCCTGCAGCTACGGCGTGGCGGTGGGCGTGCTGGCCTTCCTCACCTGCCTGCTCTACCTGGCCCTGGACGTCTACTTCCCTCAGATCAGCAGCGTCAAGGACCGCAAGAAGGCTGTCCTGTCCGACATCGGCGTCTCGG CCTTCTGGGCCTTCCTCTGGTTTGTGGGCTTCTGCTACCTGGCCAACCAGTGGCAGGTCTCCAAGCCCAAGGACAACCCACTGAACGAGGGTACGGACGCCGCCAGGGCCGCCATcgccttctccttcttctccatcTTCACCTGG GGCAGCCCTGAGGTCACAGTTCGAGGAGGAGGCTGTAGGCTTTGGGGCCATCTTAACCCTCCACAGTGGAGGTCAAGACTTCTTGGTGGCCTAGAGTGA
- the Syngr1 gene encoding synaptogyrin-1 isoform X1, giving the protein MEGGAYGAGKAGGAFDPHTLVRQPHTILRVVSWVFSIVVFGSIVNEGYLNSPAEGEEFCIYNRNASACSYGVAVGVLAFLTCLLYLALDVYFPQISSVKDRKKAVLSDIGVSAFWAFLWFVGFCYLANQWQVSKPKDNPLNEGTDAARAAIAFSFFSIFTWDYMDPSQDSSMPYAPYVEPSTGPDPAGMGGTYQQPANAFDTEPQGYQSQGY; this is encoded by the exons ATGGAAGGGGGTGCGTACGGAGCGGGCAAAGCCGGGGGCGCCTTCGACCCCCACACCCTGGTCCGGCAGCCGCACACCATCCTGCGCGTCGTGTCTTGG GTGTTCTCCATCGTGGTGTTCGGCTCCATCGTGAACGAGGGCTACCTCAACAGCCCCGCGGAGGGCGAGGAGTTCTGCATCTACAACCGCAACGCCAGCGCCTGCAGCTACGGCGTGGCGGTGGGCGTGCTGGCCTTCCTCACCTGCCTGCTCTACCTGGCCCTGGACGTCTACTTCCCTCAGATCAGCAGCGTCAAGGACCGCAAGAAGGCTGTCCTGTCCGACATCGGCGTCTCGG CCTTCTGGGCCTTCCTCTGGTTTGTGGGCTTCTGCTACCTGGCCAACCAGTGGCAGGTCTCCAAGCCCAAGGACAACCCACTGAACGAGGGTACGGACGCCGCCAGGGCCGCCATcgccttctccttcttctccatcTTCACCTGG GACTACATGGACCCCAGCCAGGACTCCAGCATGCCTTACGCCCCCTACGTGGAGCCCAGCACCGGGCCGGACCCCGCCGGCATGGGTGGCACCTACCAGCAGCCGGCCAACGCCTTTGACACTGAGCCCCAGGGCTACCAGTCGCAGGGCTACTGA